The Chryseobacterium geocarposphaerae genome window below encodes:
- a CDS encoding glycoside hydrolase family 43 protein, which translates to MKFLNLITILGFFQLSFAQNPIIQTKFTADPAPMVYKDTVFLYTSHDEDDAFGFKMKDWLLYTSTDMVNWTDHGIVASLKDFKWTDPENGAWAPQVIERNGKFYMYCPMPGQRGIGVLVADSPYGPFKDPIGKPLVKNSSDDIDPTVFIDDDGQAYLYWGNPNLWYVKLNEDMISVNGSIIKDPSIAKVKGSPDPFHYQEGPWVWKRNNHYYLAYASTCCPEGIGYAMGKSATGPWEYKGMIMDSDKRSNGNHPGVIDYKGKTYVFGFNYNIGKQTMSKHYERRSVCVSEMKYNADGTIQKLPFWNPEGVKRIATLNPYNRVEAETIAFSEGLKTEKMTEWERNNPYDTGKKITDRMVVSSINNGDYLKVQGVDFSKGTQSIEVSVAAMYGGTIEIRTDTIDGPILGTVKVTGKAEGDIFKTIKASVKNIKGVHDLYFVFKGDRDLFYFDWWKFSAD; encoded by the coding sequence TTTTAAATTTAATAACTATTTTAGGATTTTTCCAGCTTTCATTTGCCCAAAATCCCATCATTCAGACCAAATTCACGGCAGATCCAGCGCCGATGGTATATAAAGACACAGTTTTCCTTTATACAAGCCACGATGAGGACGATGCTTTCGGATTTAAAATGAAAGACTGGCTGCTGTACACGTCTACAGATATGGTCAACTGGACCGATCACGGAATTGTAGCCTCCCTGAAAGATTTCAAATGGACCGATCCCGAAAACGGAGCGTGGGCGCCACAAGTCATCGAAAGGAACGGAAAATTTTACATGTATTGCCCAATGCCGGGACAAAGAGGAATCGGCGTTTTGGTGGCCGACAGTCCTTATGGCCCTTTCAAAGACCCTATCGGAAAGCCTTTGGTGAAAAATTCCAGCGATGATATTGACCCGACCGTTTTTATTGATGATGACGGACAAGCCTATCTCTACTGGGGAAATCCGAATCTTTGGTATGTCAAGCTGAATGAAGATATGATTTCTGTCAATGGTTCTATCATAAAAGACCCTTCGATTGCTAAAGTGAAAGGTTCGCCGGACCCGTTCCATTATCAGGAAGGACCTTGGGTTTGGAAAAGAAATAATCATTATTATCTGGCCTATGCATCAACCTGCTGTCCGGAAGGAATCGGCTACGCAATGGGAAAATCTGCAACCGGACCTTGGGAATATAAAGGAATGATTATGGACAGCGACAAACGTTCCAACGGAAATCATCCCGGAGTTATTGATTATAAAGGAAAAACCTATGTTTTCGGATTCAATTATAATATCGGAAAACAGACGATGAGCAAACATTACGAACGCCGTTCTGTCTGCGTTAGCGAAATGAAATACAATGCCGACGGAACCATCCAAAAGTTACCTTTTTGGAATCCCGAAGGCGTAAAAAGAATAGCAACACTCAATCCATACAACAGAGTGGAAGCGGAAACCATCGCTTTCAGTGAAGGACTTAAAACCGAAAAAATGACCGAGTGGGAAAGAAATAATCCTTACGACACAGGCAAAAAAATCACCGACCGAATGGTCGTTTCATCCATCAACAACGGCGATTATCTGAAGGTTCAGGGTGTAGATTTTTCAAAAGGAACTCAATCCATAGAAGTTTCTGTGGCTGCAATGTACGGCGGAACGATTGAAATCCGCACAGACACAATTGACGGACCAATTTTAGGAACTGTAAAAGTTACCGGAAAAGCGGAAGGCGATATTTTTAAAACTATCAAAGCTTCGGTAAAAAATATCAAAGGCGTTCACGATTTGTATTTTGTTTTTAAAGGTGACAGAGATCTTTTCTATTTCGATTGGTGGAAATTCAGTGCAGATTAA
- a CDS encoding NPCBM/NEW2 domain-containing protein — protein sequence MLRFKLFILSFFIAGCYLNAQSTVWLDQLDLSVATQGHGKPGINTSVDGKPLTIAGEVFKRGFGTHAESSLLIKLNGKAKKFSASVGIDDEIKGQNPAAEFEIYGDNKKLWSSGIMHLGDKAKPVSVSLKGIKQLELVVTDGGNGPYYDHADWADAKFEISDGAKLITFNPISSVPYILTPKPSDKPKINSAGVYGVRPGSPFLFRVAATGDRPMTFTAKNLPEGLKIDSQTGIITGKIDSKGTYEVLLSAKNAKGSASKKLRIESGDKIALTPTMGWNSWNCFGHEVSADKVKRAADALVKTGLVNHGWNYINIDDSWQFNRDGKDPSFKGEMRDENGYILTNSKFPDMKELTNYFHSKGLKAGIYSSPGPWTCGGCAGSYGYEKQDAESYAKWGIDYLKYDWCSYGGVIDGLPDNDPNKVASLNFQGGGDLDKGVKPFKLMGDLLKNQPRDIVYNLCQYGMGDVWKWGNDADAQSWRTTNDITDTWASVKNIALAQDKAAPYAKPGNWNDPDMLVVGVVGWGNPHQSRLKPDEQYLHISLWSIFSAPLLIGCDLEKLDDFTLNLLTNDEVIAVNQDVLGKQGVCLQTIGDMKIYVKELEDGGKAVAFANFGREKIKMPYKDFKHLGISGRQTVRDLWRQKDIANLNTSNQALSLDIPAHGVAYYKFISSK from the coding sequence ATGTTAAGATTTAAACTCTTTATTCTCAGTTTTTTCATTGCTGGATGCTATTTAAATGCACAGTCAACTGTTTGGTTAGACCAGTTGGATTTAAGCGTGGCAACACAGGGACACGGAAAACCGGGCATCAATACCTCAGTTGACGGAAAGCCTTTGACGATTGCCGGCGAAGTTTTCAAAAGAGGTTTCGGAACCCACGCAGAAAGTTCTTTATTGATTAAATTAAATGGAAAAGCTAAAAAATTCTCTGCTTCGGTAGGAATAGACGACGAAATCAAAGGGCAAAATCCCGCCGCAGAATTTGAAATTTACGGTGACAACAAAAAACTCTGGTCAAGCGGAATCATGCATTTGGGAGACAAAGCAAAGCCTGTTTCCGTTTCGCTGAAAGGAATTAAACAATTAGAATTAGTCGTAACAGACGGCGGAAACGGGCCTTATTATGACCACGCCGATTGGGCAGATGCTAAATTTGAAATTTCAGACGGTGCAAAACTGATAACATTTAACCCTATTTCATCAGTGCCTTATATTTTGACGCCAAAACCAAGTGACAAGCCTAAAATTAATTCAGCAGGCGTTTACGGTGTTCGTCCCGGCTCACCTTTTTTGTTCAGGGTTGCAGCAACGGGTGACAGGCCAATGACTTTTACGGCGAAAAATCTTCCCGAAGGCTTAAAGATAGATTCACAAACCGGAATTATCACCGGAAAAATAGATTCAAAAGGAACCTATGAAGTTCTTTTATCTGCTAAAAATGCAAAAGGTTCAGCCTCAAAAAAATTAAGAATAGAAAGCGGTGATAAAATAGCTTTGACACCCACAATGGGCTGGAACAGCTGGAACTGTTTCGGGCACGAAGTTTCGGCTGACAAAGTAAAACGTGCAGCCGATGCTTTGGTAAAAACCGGTCTCGTAAACCACGGCTGGAATTATATTAATATTGATGATTCCTGGCAATTTAACAGAGACGGAAAAGACCCTTCTTTCAAAGGGGAAATGCGCGATGAAAACGGTTATATTTTAACCAATTCAAAATTCCCTGATATGAAGGAATTAACTAATTATTTTCATTCAAAAGGTCTGAAAGCAGGAATTTATTCTTCTCCCGGACCCTGGACGTGTGGCGGTTGCGCAGGAAGCTACGGCTACGAAAAACAGGATGCCGAAAGCTACGCAAAATGGGGAATTGATTATCTGAAATATGACTGGTGCAGCTATGGTGGCGTGATTGACGGTTTGCCCGATAACGACCCAAACAAAGTTGCTTCACTCAATTTTCAAGGCGGAGGCGATTTGGATAAAGGCGTGAAACCATTCAAGTTAATGGGAGATTTATTAAAAAATCAGCCTCGTGATATTGTGTATAATCTTTGTCAGTACGGGATGGGCGATGTCTGGAAATGGGGAAATGATGCCGATGCACAATCCTGGCGAACCACCAATGACATTACCGATACCTGGGCAAGTGTTAAAAATATTGCTTTAGCTCAGGACAAAGCTGCTCCCTACGCAAAACCGGGCAATTGGAACGACCCCGATATGTTGGTGGTAGGTGTTGTGGGCTGGGGAAATCCGCATCAGAGCCGGTTGAAACCGGATGAACAATATTTACACATCAGTCTATGGAGTATTTTTTCAGCGCCGTTACTGATTGGCTGTGACCTTGAGAAACTGGATGATTTTACTTTAAATCTTTTAACGAACGATGAAGTGATTGCTGTCAATCAGGATGTTTTGGGAAAACAGGGTGTTTGCCTGCAGACTATTGGTGATATGAAAATTTATGTTAAAGAACTGGAAGATGGTGGAAAAGCGGTTGCTTTTGCCAATTTCGGACGGGAAAAAATAAAGATGCCTTACAAAGATTTCAAACACCTCGGAATTTCCGGTCGTCAAACAGTGAGGGATCTTTGGAGACAAAAGGATATTGCAAACCTCAATACATCGAATCAGGCACTATCATTGGATATTCCGGCGCATGGTGTGGCTTATTATAAATTCATTTCATCAAAATAA
- a CDS encoding glycoside hydrolase family 43 protein has product MIQFKSKYIVLSFLLAEICISAQNPVIQTHFTPDPAPMIYKNKMYVYTGDDIPGYDFYYMTKWRVYSSDDMVNWTDHGSPLSLESFNWARDRAWAAQCVERNGKFYWYICVQTVDNNMAIGVAVSDSPTGPFKDALGKPLVTTGTWDNIDPTVFIGDDGQAYLYWGNSKLFYVKLNKDMVSYEGKITEIPQSVEAFGGLRRPGRSDEVLQKQEQFKDVFVEGPWFYKRNKQYYMMYAGMTDRTECLSYSVSDSPTGPWRYQGKIMTGQPTNSFTNHGGIIDFKGKSYLFYHTGLLPGAGSYGRSTSIEEFKYNPDGSIPKISMTKEGVSPVGTLNPYQRNEAETIAWSEKCSTSENKKTGVYVSDTRVGGYIKVRSVNFEKGASEFSASIAAGIDGGILEVRLDKLDGNKIAEIGVPRTGGWEEFKTLTSKISESVSGIRDVYFVFKGKNITAGRVLFNFDHWSFKKK; this is encoded by the coding sequence ATGATTCAATTTAAATCAAAATATATCGTATTATCATTTTTATTAGCAGAAATTTGTATTTCTGCTCAAAATCCGGTGATTCAGACGCATTTTACGCCAGATCCTGCGCCGATGATTTATAAAAATAAAATGTATGTCTACACCGGAGACGATATTCCCGGCTATGATTTTTATTATATGACGAAATGGAGGGTATACTCATCAGACGATATGGTCAACTGGACCGACCACGGTTCTCCGCTTTCACTGGAATCTTTCAATTGGGCTCGTGACAGAGCCTGGGCGGCGCAATGTGTGGAACGTAATGGTAAATTTTATTGGTATATCTGCGTTCAGACCGTTGACAACAATATGGCGATTGGCGTGGCGGTTTCAGACAGTCCGACAGGTCCGTTTAAAGATGCACTCGGAAAACCATTAGTGACAACAGGAACATGGGACAATATCGACCCGACGGTTTTTATTGGTGATGACGGACAAGCCTATCTGTATTGGGGAAACAGTAAATTATTTTATGTGAAACTCAACAAAGATATGGTTTCCTATGAAGGAAAAATCACCGAAATTCCACAATCAGTGGAAGCTTTTGGCGGATTGAGACGTCCCGGAAGAAGTGATGAGGTTTTGCAGAAACAGGAACAGTTTAAAGATGTTTTTGTGGAAGGACCATGGTTCTACAAACGCAACAAACAATATTATATGATGTATGCCGGAATGACCGACCGAACCGAATGTCTGTCATATTCCGTAAGCGATTCACCGACCGGACCGTGGAGATATCAGGGAAAAATAATGACCGGCCAGCCAACCAACAGTTTTACCAACCACGGCGGAATTATCGATTTTAAAGGGAAATCCTACCTGTTTTATCATACCGGATTATTACCAGGCGCAGGAAGCTACGGAAGGTCGACATCCATTGAAGAATTCAAATACAATCCGGATGGAAGCATTCCAAAAATTTCTATGACCAAAGAAGGCGTAAGTCCGGTCGGAACTTTAAATCCTTATCAAAGAAACGAAGCGGAAACTATAGCATGGTCAGAGAAATGCAGTACTTCCGAAAACAAAAAAACAGGAGTTTATGTTTCCGATACCAGAGTGGGAGGTTACATCAAAGTCCGTTCGGTGAATTTTGAAAAAGGAGCTTCTGAATTTTCAGCTTCAATTGCGGCAGGTATTGATGGAGGAATTTTAGAAGTAAGATTGGATAAATTAGACGGAAATAAAATTGCTGAAATTGGAGTACCGAGAACCGGCGGTTGGGAAGAATTTAAAACCTTAACATCAAAAATTTCAGAATCGGTTTCTGGTATTCGCGATGTGTATTTTGTATTTAAAGGAAAAAACATTACAGCCGGAAGAGTGCTTTTCAATTTCGACCACTGGAGTTTTAAAAAGAAATAA